A window of the Salvelinus alpinus chromosome 3, SLU_Salpinus.1, whole genome shotgun sequence genome harbors these coding sequences:
- the LOC139569875 gene encoding keratin-associated protein 10-6-like, with protein sequence MFLTTELSQCLFLTTELSAVTVPVPHHRAVTVPVPHHRAVTVHVPYHRAVSCYSACSSPQSCHSACSSPHSCQLLQCMFLTTELSAVTVHVPHHRAVSCHSACSSPQSCQLSQCMFLTTELSQCLFLTTVLSAVTVPVPHHRAVSCHSACSSPQSCQLSQCMFLTTELSQCLFLTTELSQCLFLTTELSAVTVHVPHHRAVTVPVPHHRAVSCHSACSSPQSCHSACSSPQSCHSACSLPQSCHSACSSRHSCQLLLCMFLTTELSQCLFLTTELSAVTVPVPHHRAVSCHSACSSPQSCHSACSSPQSCHSACSSPQSCQLLQCMFLTTELSQCLFLTTELSQCLFLTTELSQCLFLTTELSQCLFLTTELSQCLFLTTELSAVTVPVPHHRAVTVPVPHYRAVSCYSACSLPQSCQLSQCLFLTTELSAVTVPVPHHRAVSCHSACSSPQSCHSACACSTELSAVTVPVPHHRAVTVPVPHHRAVSCHSACSSPQSCHSACSSLQSCQLWVLLRTKYSPPIWRAANHSKLTSQQHRQ encoded by the coding sequence ATGTTcctcaccacagagctgtcacaGTGCCTGTTcctcaccacagagctgtcagctGTCACAGTGCCTGTTcctcaccacagagctgtcacaGTGCCTGTTcctcaccacagagctgtcacaGTGCATGTTCcttaccacagagctgtcagctGTTACAGTGCATGTTcctcaccacagagctgtcacaGTGCCTGTTCCTCACCACATAGCTGTCAGCTGTTACAGTGCATGTTcctcaccacagagctgtcagctGTCACAGTGCATGTTcctcaccacagagctgtcagctGTCACAGTGCATGTTcctcaccacagagctgtcagctGTCACAGTGCATGTTcctcaccacagagctgtcacaGTGCCTGTTCCTCACCACAGTGCTGTCAGCTGTTACAGTGCCTGTTcctcaccacagagctgtcagctGTCACAGTGCATGTTcctcaccacagagctgtcagctGTCACAGTGCATGTTcctcaccacagagctgtcacaGTGCCTGTTcctcaccacagagctgtcacaGTGCCTGTTcctcaccacagagctgtcagctGTTACAGTGCATGTTcctcaccacagagctgtcacaGTGCCTGTTcctcaccacagagctgtcagctGTCACAGTGCCTGTTcctcaccacagagctgtcacaGTGCCTGTTcctcaccacagagctgtcacaGTGCCTGTTCCttaccacagagctgtcacagTGCCTGTTCCTCACGACATAGCTGTCAGCTGTTACTGTGCATGTTcctcaccacagagctgtcacaGTGCCTGTTcctcaccacagagctgtcagctGTCACAGTGCCTGTTcctcaccacagagctgtcagctGTCACAGTGCCTGTTcctcaccacagagctgtcacaGTGCATGTTcctcaccacagagctgtcacaGTGCCTGTTCCTCACCACAGAGCTGCCAGCTGTTACAGTGCATGTTcctcaccacagagctgtcacaGTGCCTGTTcctcaccacagagctgtcacaGTGCCTGTTcctcaccacagagctgtcacaGTGCCTGTTcctcaccacagagctgtcacaGTGCCTGTTcctcaccacagagctgtcacaGTGCCTGTTCCTCACTACAGAGCTGTCAGCTGTTACAGTGCCTGTTcctcaccacagagctgtcacaGTGCCTGTTCCTCACTACAGAGCTGTCAGCTGTTACAGTGCCTGTTCcttaccacagagctgtcagctGTCACAGTGCCTGTTcctcaccacagagctgtcagctGTCACAGTGCCCGTTcctcaccacagagctgtcagctGTCACAGTGCCTGTTcctcaccacagagctgtcacaGTGCCTGTGCCTGTTCCACAGAGCTGTCAGCTGTCACAGTGCCTGTTcctcaccacagagctgtcacaGTGCCTGTTcctcaccacagagctgtcagctGTCACAGTGCCTGTTcctcaccacagagctgtcacaGTGCCTGTTCTTCACTACAGAGCTGTCAGCTGTGGGTCCTTCTGAGAACCAAATACAGCCCCCCCATCTGGAGAGCTGCTAATCACAGCAAACTGACATCTCAGCAACACCGTCAGTGA
- the LOC139571518 gene encoding G-protein coupled receptor 4: MDMPPTPSSGNSNLNEANTCGVDLNQDAIYLPVIYSIFFIIGTPLNLMALFGLYRLIKSENVLPVYVINLLLSDLLQLFTVPLWIDYYRRGHSWRFGSTSCQLLGVSFYVSIYTGIAFMCVIALERYLAIAKPLRFQALRKLKFARWIALSIWVLVAVPPSIALHKMQPNDNHTLCIESYPSKEGFVIYRLITLALSFIIPLAFIVFLHRKTLRSLSAIGTLGTEEKHRIRGLLNLLVVIFILVLGPYHITGCVKYIGLLFHRDACEWEKAVFVPYQLGRGLLSLNSVLDPVLYTFLRSDFREAAGYYLPCLRIRRRTTTKTHSSLSDHTDSI; the protein is encoded by the coding sequence ATGGACATGCCTCCCACCCCCAGCTCTGGTAATAGTAACCTGAATGAAGCAAACACTTGTGGAGTGGACCTCAACCAAGATGCCATCTACCTTCCTGTAATCTACAGTATCTTCTTCATCATTGGCACTCCCCTCAATCTGATGGCCCTGTTCGGGCTCTATCGTCTGATCAAGTCTGAAAACGTCTTACCGGTGTACGTGATCAACCTGCTCCTTTCGGATCTCCTCCAACTGTTCACTGTACCTCTATGGATTGACTACTATCGCAGGGGTCACAGCTGGCGATTCGGGTCCACTTCCTGCCAGTTATTGGGGGTCAGTTTCTACGTCAGCATTTACACCGGCATTGCCTTCATGTGCGTCATCGCTTTGGAGCGCTACTTGGCCATCGCCAAGCCTCTGAGATTCCAAGCATTGAGAAAGCTGAAGTTTGCACGATGGATAGCCCTTAGCATATGGGTCTTGGTAGCCGTGCCTCCATCCATCGCCTTGCATAAAATGCAACCCAACGACAATCACACCCTGTGTATCGAGAGCTACCCTTCCAAGGAGGGGTTCGTCATCTACCGATTGATCACCTTAGCCCTGTCCTTCATCATCCCTCTCGCCTTCATCGTGTTCCTCCACCGGAAGACCCTGAGGTCTTTGTCGGCCATTGGTACCTTAGGAACGGAAGAGAAGCACCGCATCAGGGGGCTTCTCAATCTGCTGGTGGTCATCTTCATCCTGGTCCTTGGCCCCTACCACATCACAGGATGCGTGAAGTACATTGGATTGCTTTTCCACAGGGACGCCTGTGAATGGGAGAAGGCTGTGTTTGTGCCCTACCAGCTGGGCAGGGGTTTGCTGAGCCTCAACAGTGTGCTGGATCCTGTGCTTTATACGTTCCTGAGGAGTGACTTCAGGGAGGCTGCGGGCTATTACCTGCCCTGCCTGAGGATTCGTCGGAGGACCACCACTAAGACCCATAGTAGTCTTTCAGATCACACTGATTCTATCTAA